The Marispirochaeta aestuarii genome contains a region encoding:
- a CDS encoding glycoside hydrolase family 127 protein, giving the protein MQKGYRPLGHNRVEITDPLFRHYVDMIAEKVLPYQWDILNDRIQGTERSHCLANFRIAAGEMDGEFYGAVFQDSDVYKWLEAVSYSIESGKGSAFVPLAEQAIDLITRAQQPDGYLNTYYTLVKPRERWSNLREGHELYCAGYLIEAAVAYFNATGSKKLLNAAIRFADLIAATFGPGENQLHGYPGHQEIELALIRLYRVTQDPRYLETARYFIHQRGREPNYFIQEMKQIQNTGIFPELDDFDLKYAQAHIPPVEQRSIEGHAVRAIYMCAAMADLARECDDAKLAEASQALWKSVTEKKMFITGGIGSSGFLERFTTDYDLPNGSAYCETCASVGLMMFGQRMAALNKDASFYDTVEKALCNTVLAGISADGLRYFYVNPLEVWPDICLPHTSMAHVKPVRQQWFSVACCPTNVARTLASLGQYIYAEDEGALCIHQFISSRAEHQGRQGPVRISMEADIVRRGTVRISSDGPVNLCIRVPSWADHPVFQVDGSAFEPEIRNSYACIDLVAAGEILIDLHVSPRWVAASDSVRENAGKTALMLGPFVYCLEEADNGDNLPALILALDAGVRRGESLDCLPGDMPKLEYPGFRFSSGVGSLYGSPNFTLGETSITAVPYCLWCNRAPGEMLVWQKQRL; this is encoded by the coding sequence ATGCAGAAAGGATACCGGCCGCTGGGTCATAACAGAGTTGAGATCACCGATCCTCTATTCAGACACTACGTCGATATGATTGCAGAAAAGGTCCTGCCGTATCAGTGGGATATCTTGAACGACCGGATCCAGGGTACCGAGCGTTCCCACTGCCTCGCCAATTTCCGCATCGCCGCAGGGGAGATGGACGGAGAGTTTTACGGTGCGGTGTTCCAGGACAGTGATGTATACAAGTGGCTGGAAGCAGTGTCCTACAGTATAGAGAGCGGAAAGGGAAGTGCTTTTGTTCCTCTGGCGGAGCAGGCGATCGATCTGATTACCCGTGCTCAGCAGCCCGACGGGTATCTGAATACCTATTACACCCTGGTCAAACCCCGGGAGCGCTGGTCCAACCTTCGGGAAGGCCACGAACTCTACTGCGCGGGCTATCTGATCGAGGCTGCAGTTGCCTATTTCAACGCGACGGGTTCTAAAAAGCTCCTGAACGCAGCGATCCGTTTTGCCGATCTGATTGCAGCCACCTTCGGACCTGGGGAGAATCAGCTCCACGGCTATCCCGGCCATCAGGAGATCGAGCTGGCTCTTATCCGGCTGTATCGGGTTACACAGGATCCTCGGTATCTGGAGACTGCCCGTTATTTTATCCATCAACGGGGCAGGGAACCGAACTATTTTATCCAGGAGATGAAACAGATCCAGAATACGGGAATCTTTCCGGAACTCGATGATTTTGATCTTAAATACGCCCAGGCCCATATACCGCCGGTAGAGCAGCGAAGCATAGAAGGTCATGCGGTCCGGGCCATCTACATGTGCGCCGCCATGGCGGACCTCGCCCGGGAGTGTGATGATGCGAAGCTCGCGGAAGCGTCCCAGGCTCTGTGGAAAAGCGTTACGGAAAAAAAGATGTTCATTACCGGCGGGATCGGTTCATCTGGTTTCCTGGAGCGTTTTACAACGGATTATGATCTTCCCAACGGCAGCGCCTACTGCGAAACCTGCGCCTCCGTGGGGCTGATGATGTTCGGGCAGAGGATGGCGGCCCTCAACAAAGACGCTTCTTTTTACGATACGGTGGAGAAAGCGCTCTGCAACACGGTTCTTGCAGGGATCAGTGCCGACGGACTCCGCTACTTTTACGTCAATCCCCTGGAGGTCTGGCCGGATATCTGCCTTCCCCATACCTCCATGGCCCATGTAAAACCTGTACGCCAGCAATGGTTTAGCGTAGCCTGCTGTCCCACCAACGTGGCCCGGACCCTGGCCTCCCTGGGACAGTATATCTATGCCGAGGATGAGGGTGCCCTCTGTATTCATCAGTTTATCTCTTCCCGGGCTGAGCATCAGGGCAGACAGGGGCCGGTGCGAATCAGCATGGAAGCGGACATTGTGCGTCGGGGGACTGTTCGGATCAGCAGCGATGGGCCGGTCAACCTGTGTATTCGTGTTCCCTCCTGGGCTGACCATCCTGTATTCCAGGTGGACGGTTCGGCTTTTGAACCGGAAATCCGGAACTCCTATGCCTGCATCGACCTTGTAGCCGCCGGAGAGATCCTGATCGACCTGCATGTCTCCCCCCGGTGGGTAGCCGCCAGTGACAGTGTACGGGAGAATGCCGGGAAAACCGCCCTTATGCTGGGTCCTTTTGTCTATTGCCTGGAAGAAGCGGATAACGGAGATAACCTGCCTGCTCTTATCCTGGCTCTTGATGCCGGGGTCCGCCGGGGAGAGAGTCTGGACTGTCTCCCCGGGGATATGCCGAAGCTCGAATACCCGGGCTTCCGGTTTTCAAGCGGGGTGGGGTCCCTGTACGGAAGCCCCAACTTTACCCTGGGAGAGACTTCAATAACGGCAGTCCCCTATTGCCTGTGGTGTAACAGAGCCCCGGGGGAAATGCTGGTCTGGCAGAAACAGCGGCTGTAA
- a CDS encoding aspartate dehydrogenase domain-containing protein, protein MNTPTKLAILGCGKLSGIVVQALNSGLLPEYRLVGLLSRSRNSAEKMVQQLRGGNSDCRVCENQEELFSLNPDYIIEAASPAAMKNIALPALRRGISIISLSIGALADRVFYEEVHRTAAENNAKVHLVSGAIGGFDVLRTASLMGPCKASISTEKGPDSLKGTEVYSDSLHKERRRVFSGNAVQAIELFPTKVNVAVAASLASVGPENIEVSVTSTPEYLGDDHRIEISNSQVRTVIDVYSETAEIAGWSIVNTLRNLASPIVF, encoded by the coding sequence ATGAATACCCCTACCAAACTTGCCATCCTGGGATGCGGAAAGCTCTCGGGGATTGTCGTCCAGGCCCTCAACAGCGGACTCCTCCCGGAATACCGGCTCGTCGGCCTTTTATCACGATCCAGAAACAGCGCGGAAAAGATGGTGCAGCAACTGCGCGGAGGAAACAGCGATTGCAGGGTCTGCGAAAATCAGGAGGAACTTTTTTCCCTCAACCCGGATTATATCATCGAGGCTGCATCCCCCGCCGCAATGAAGAATATAGCCCTTCCGGCCCTCAGACGGGGAATATCGATCATAAGCCTCTCAATCGGAGCCCTGGCGGACAGAGTCTTTTATGAAGAAGTTCACAGAACCGCGGCGGAGAACAATGCAAAGGTGCATCTGGTCTCCGGTGCCATCGGAGGCTTCGATGTTCTGCGCACGGCTTCTCTGATGGGCCCCTGCAAGGCTTCCATTTCGACGGAAAAAGGTCCCGATTCCCTGAAGGGAACGGAGGTTTATTCTGATTCCCTGCACAAGGAAAGGCGCCGCGTCTTTTCCGGAAATGCGGTCCAGGCCATTGAACTCTTTCCCACCAAGGTAAACGTGGCAGTCGCCGCTTCCCTGGCCTCCGTGGGACCCGAAAACATTGAGGTTTCGGTTACCTCCACCCCGGAGTACCTGGGGGACGATCACCGTATAGAGATATCAAACAGCCAGGTGCGGACGGTAATCGACGTCTACAGCGAGACCGCGGAAATCGCCGGATGGAGCATCGTCAACACTCTGCGCAACCTGGCCTCCCCCATCGTTTTTTAG
- a CDS encoding LacI family DNA-binding transcriptional regulator — MATIREIADCAEVSIATVSKVLNGLPGVSRETQDTVMAAAKRLKYRPNLNARNLKMGMSRTLGIIAEDLTVFNTPGIVDGIGVCCETRNYHYILGNLRFNKRFHHDPGYGKEKTELVMDMMDEMLSKQVDGILYIGCHSHIVAPVSEQKETRFVCAYCFSEDPNIPAVNYDDREAARKVAELLISKGHRKIGIIAGPKDSLHTNKRLLGFQETLYEKDIPYNPHLTRYGDWERDQGFANAPSLLAEGVTAIFTQNDLMALGVIDYCNQNGIEVGKDLDLIGFDDREIASVCRPSLSSVSLPLFEIGHTAADIMLDMIEKDRKPESHEILLGCSIVERESTSP; from the coding sequence ATGGCAACAATAAGAGAGATCGCCGACTGCGCGGAGGTTTCCATCGCCACTGTCTCCAAGGTGCTGAACGGTCTGCCCGGTGTGAGCCGTGAGACCCAGGATACAGTAATGGCGGCGGCAAAGCGGCTGAAATATCGACCCAATCTCAACGCCCGGAATCTGAAGATGGGCATGAGCCGTACCCTGGGAATCATTGCCGAGGACCTGACGGTATTCAACACCCCCGGTATAGTCGACGGTATCGGCGTCTGTTGCGAAACCCGGAACTATCACTACATTCTGGGTAACCTGCGCTTCAACAAACGTTTTCACCATGATCCGGGCTACGGTAAGGAGAAAACCGAACTGGTTATGGACATGATGGACGAGATGCTCTCCAAACAGGTGGACGGTATTCTCTACATCGGATGCCACAGCCACATTGTCGCGCCGGTCTCCGAACAGAAGGAGACCCGCTTTGTCTGTGCCTACTGTTTCAGCGAAGATCCGAACATCCCCGCCGTCAACTACGATGACCGGGAAGCAGCACGGAAGGTCGCAGAACTTTTGATCAGCAAAGGACACCGCAAAATCGGAATCATCGCCGGCCCCAAGGACTCCTTGCACACAAACAAGCGCCTTTTGGGCTTCCAGGAGACTCTTTACGAAAAGGACATTCCCTACAATCCCCACCTGACCCGTTACGGCGACTGGGAACGGGACCAGGGATTCGCCAATGCCCCCTCCCTGCTGGCGGAAGGAGTCACCGCAATCTTTACCCAGAACGACCTTATGGCCCTGGGGGTAATAGACTACTGCAACCAGAACGGAATAGAGGTGGGTAAGGACCTGGACCTCATCGGCTTTGACGACCGGGAAATCGCCTCGGTCTGCCGACCGAGCCTTTCGTCAGTCTCGCTGCCCCTTTTCGAGATAGGACACACCGCGGCGGACATCATGCTGGATATGATCGAGAAGGACAGAAAGCCCGAGAGTCACGAGATCCTCCTCGGCTGCAGTATTGTGGAACGGGAATCGACCTCTCCCTGA